A genomic segment from Streptomyces antibioticus encodes:
- a CDS encoding type I polyketide synthase, with amino-acid sequence MPAPVNEATAVVGIACRLPGAPDADAFWKLLDDGRTAVGDVPPGRFRHAPEHADVRHGGFLDHVDLFDPEFFGMSPAEAAAADPQQRLVLELAWEALENAGILPSALSATRAGVFVGAMAADYSALVHRHGADAVTRHTLTGLARGVIANRVSYALDLRGPSLTVDAAQSSSLVAVHVALESLRTGESDVALAAGVNLNLAPDSTLVVDRFGALSPDHACYTFDARANGYARGEGAVVLVLKPLSRALADGDPVHALLLGSAVGNDGATDGLTVPGAASQADVIRRALDRSAVRAGDVQYVELHGTGTRVGDPVEAAALGDVFAAGRTDDTPLLVGSAKTNVGHLEGASGIVGLLKTVLGVRHGRIPAGLNFAEPNPDIPFGRLRLDVPTRTGAWPRPDRPLTAGVSSFGVGGTNAHVLVGEAPHARTADRADASDQAAPVPGPLLWPLSARTPQALREQAAKLRAHLTEHPELAPRDVGFALATTRTAFPHRAVVTGDGRDALLAGLHALETGAPAPGLSTGRAGDSGGTVFVFPGQGSQWPAMARELIAADTDFAASVDAVAAALAPHVDWSLHDLLHGTRNAPPLERADVVQPALFAVMVSLAAVWQAHGVTPDAVIGHSQGEIAAAHVAGALSLDDAAALVALRSRAITGLAATAPGGGMASVPLPEDEVRARLDAFGGALNVAAVNGPAATVVSGDRDAVQALVAAYDADGVRAKAIPVDYASHSAQVEPLRDTLPALLAAVRPRATRADLYSTVTGGLLDGTALGPAYWYRNLRSTVRFRQAVEAAHAAGHRAFVEVSPHPVLTPGLADLPGAAVTGTLRRSDGGPRRFLTSLADLHARGGRVDWTRLYGEGARRVPLPTYAFQRRRVWPDALPGPEAPLRTAAAAPPPVNVPVAEQDTAVVSGLPSGTDPLGLVLSSAALVLGQSAPDAVDPDLPFRELGFDSVSAVEFRDRLAAATGLDLPSTLTFDRPTARAVADHVRARLTGAETPAAVAVSTGEGPGRTDDDPIAIVSLAGRWPGDTRTPEQLWELLREGRDAVGDFPDNRGWDLDALHDPEGTRPGTSYTRHGGFLHDADRFDGAFFGLAPREAAAMDPQQRLLLESSWELLERAGIVPASLRATRTGVFVGVMPQDYGPRLHETPEGHQGHALTGTLTSVASGRIAYTLGLEGPAVTVDTACSSSLVALHLAVQSLRSGESDLVLAGGATVMAGPGMFTEFSRQRGLAPDGRCKPFAAAADGTAWSEGVGLVLLERLSDARRNGHRVLALIRGSAVNQDGASNGLTAPNGPAQERVIRQALASAGLRPADIDAVEAHGTGTTLGDPIEAQALIAVYGDGREPGRPLLVGSAKSNLGHTQAAAGVTGVIKLVQALAHGELPGTLHVDEPTPHVDWSAGTVALLTGTTAWPEPDGRRPRRAAVSSFGISGTNAHLILEAAPAAEDPVTDTPARPSGAVLPWILSARDDEALHAQARRLLDRTESAFGPEYDASVGWSLATTRALHDHRAVIAGDSPAARRAALRALADGTSAPGLTRGTVPGGRAPRVAVQFPGQGSQRPGAGRALYAAHPVFAAALDEVTGLFGTELGTPLREVLFAEPGTPAAALLDTTAYTQPALFALGVALYRLAESFGLRADAHLGHSIGELTAAHLSGVLSLPDAVRLVAARGRVMQALPPGGAMAALQATEDEAAPLIASADGRVSVAAVNGPASVVVSGDADDVRRIADAWRETGRRTKFLTVSHAFHSPHMDAALADFRAVAETVAFSAPRVPVVSNLTGRLAAPGELTDPEYWVRHIREAVRYHDGVRALRDLGVSAFLGLGPDAVLSALTTTSLDTGPGTEAEAVPRTVVSVLRPGRDEPHTVVEALARLHVHGVPVDWRAAFDGHPVRRLDLPTYPFQRRRHWLDAPDGGAPARSGLDAAGHPLLGAALDLPDDAGTVFTGRLTPRARPWLTDHTIAGRVLLPGAAVVDLALHTGGQVDELTLETPLVLPAEGAVRLQVALGRRDDSGRRALTVHSRPDHADAPWTRHATGLTTDAGPVAAPDAADAVWPPAGAEPVDLTGLYDRLAEDGYAYGPAFRLLTAAWRLGDEIHAEAGPVARDPADAGHVLHPALLDAALHAVVALVPGSARLRLPFAWEGVTVHRAGATALRVTVRPTGSDTVALRLADATGAPVADIAALTLRAAPAPEAPAAHVLDWIPANAPEVSGDSEAGWTFLGDPDDPLRDALAEAIGLPVGTVTLAGLARSGSHGPVAAAAPDAATALGLLQRWLAEPAVEERRLVLVTRDAVAARPEEDVSVTAAAVWGLVRAAQAEHPGRFALLDVRDDVGSDVLRTALLAAGEDQIAVRDGEALVARLRPVAGAGALAPPSGTGAWRLDAEPRGSLDGLALLPAPEAEAPLGPGQVRLALRATGLNFRDVLIALGMYPGPARIGAEGAGVVLETGPGVTGLAPGDRVTGLVQGTLGPVAVTDHRLLARIPDDWTFARAAGVPVVFLTAYHGLVDLAELRPGERVLIHSAAGGVGQAAVQLARHLGAEVYATAHPDKWDTLRGLGLPDERIASSRTLDFETAFRAATPGGRGVDVVLNSLAREFTDASLRLLAPDSRFVEMGKTDLRDAAAVAAEYDGAAYLDFDLFDVDLGRIGEILGHLFRLFGEGALRPLPFTAEDVRHAPRALRRLGQARHTGKLVLTSPPPPLRPDGTVLITGGTGALGRLVAHRLVTRHGVRHLLLTGRRGPDAPGAEALTAELGALGAEVTLAALDTGDADAVAALIAAVPGDRPLTAVVHAAGVLDDTVLTSLTPERLAGVARPKAEGAWHLHRATEHLDLSAFVLFSSAVGVLGNPGQGNYAAANAQLDALARYRRVRGLPAVSLAWGHWAEAGGMAAGLDAAQADRLARTGLAPMTNETALALFDTALDSPEAALVAAEFDTGRADPEILSPVLRDLAAARPRTTARAAAASRAADPADTLRRDLAAASEPDRTRLLLALVRETAAGVLGHPDATAIRPGNGFMESGFDSLGVIELRNRLGTATGLRLPTTVVLDHPTPAALAGHLHDLLVPSAPEPDGAITPAREQEPDATAAAAHEAPADLAALISAADDDEIFDLIDQQLGIS; translated from the coding sequence ATGCCTGCACCGGTGAACGAAGCCACAGCCGTCGTCGGGATCGCCTGCCGGCTCCCCGGCGCTCCCGACGCCGACGCCTTCTGGAAACTCCTCGACGACGGCAGGACCGCCGTCGGAGACGTGCCCCCCGGTCGTTTTCGGCACGCACCGGAGCACGCGGACGTCCGGCACGGCGGATTCCTCGACCACGTCGATCTCTTCGACCCGGAATTCTTCGGGATGTCCCCGGCCGAGGCCGCCGCGGCCGACCCGCAGCAGCGCCTCGTCCTCGAACTCGCCTGGGAGGCACTGGAGAACGCCGGCATCCTGCCGAGCGCGCTGAGCGCCACCCGCGCCGGGGTCTTCGTCGGGGCGATGGCGGCCGACTACAGCGCCCTGGTGCACCGGCACGGCGCCGACGCGGTCACCCGCCACACCCTGACCGGCCTCGCCCGCGGCGTCATCGCCAACCGGGTGTCGTACGCGCTCGATCTGCGCGGCCCCAGTCTCACCGTCGACGCGGCGCAGTCGTCCTCCCTGGTCGCCGTGCACGTGGCGCTGGAGTCCCTGCGCACCGGCGAGTCGGACGTCGCCCTGGCCGCCGGGGTGAACCTCAACCTCGCCCCCGACAGCACCCTCGTCGTGGACCGCTTCGGCGCGCTCTCGCCGGACCACGCCTGCTACACCTTCGACGCGCGCGCCAACGGCTACGCCCGCGGTGAGGGCGCCGTCGTCCTCGTCCTCAAGCCCCTCTCCCGCGCGCTCGCCGACGGCGACCCGGTGCACGCCCTGCTGCTGGGCAGCGCCGTCGGCAACGACGGGGCCACCGACGGGCTGACCGTGCCCGGCGCCGCCTCCCAGGCCGACGTGATCCGCCGGGCCCTCGACCGGTCCGCGGTACGCGCCGGAGACGTGCAGTACGTCGAACTGCACGGCACCGGCACCCGGGTCGGCGACCCGGTCGAGGCGGCCGCCCTCGGCGACGTCTTCGCCGCGGGCCGCACCGACGACACCCCGCTGCTCGTCGGCTCGGCGAAGACCAACGTCGGCCATCTGGAAGGCGCCTCCGGCATCGTCGGACTGCTCAAGACCGTGCTCGGCGTCCGCCACGGGCGGATCCCCGCCGGCCTCAACTTCGCCGAGCCGAACCCCGACATCCCCTTCGGCCGACTGCGCCTCGACGTCCCCACCCGGACCGGCGCCTGGCCGCGTCCCGACCGGCCGCTCACCGCCGGGGTCAGCTCCTTCGGCGTCGGCGGCACCAACGCCCATGTCCTGGTCGGCGAGGCACCGCACGCGAGGACCGCCGACCGGGCCGACGCGTCCGACCAGGCCGCCCCCGTGCCGGGCCCGCTCCTGTGGCCCCTGTCCGCACGCACCCCCCAGGCCCTGCGCGAGCAGGCCGCCAAGCTCCGCGCGCATCTCACCGAGCACCCCGAACTCGCCCCGCGCGACGTCGGGTTCGCCCTGGCCACCACCCGCACCGCCTTCCCGCACCGGGCCGTGGTCACCGGCGACGGCCGCGACGCGCTCCTCGCCGGACTCCACGCCCTGGAGACCGGCGCCCCGGCACCCGGGCTCAGCACCGGCCGCGCCGGCGACAGCGGCGGCACCGTGTTCGTCTTCCCCGGGCAGGGCTCCCAATGGCCCGCCATGGCCCGTGAACTCATCGCCGCCGACACCGACTTCGCCGCGAGCGTCGACGCCGTCGCCGCCGCCCTCGCCCCCCACGTCGACTGGTCCCTGCACGACCTGCTGCACGGCACCCGGAACGCCCCGCCGCTGGAACGCGCCGACGTCGTCCAGCCCGCCCTGTTCGCCGTGATGGTGTCCCTCGCCGCCGTCTGGCAGGCCCACGGGGTGACCCCCGACGCGGTGATCGGGCACTCCCAGGGCGAGATCGCCGCCGCGCACGTCGCCGGCGCGCTCAGCCTCGACGACGCCGCCGCACTGGTCGCCCTGCGCTCCCGCGCCATCACCGGCCTGGCCGCGACGGCACCCGGCGGCGGCATGGCCTCCGTGCCGCTCCCGGAGGACGAGGTGCGGGCCCGCCTCGACGCCTTCGGGGGCGCCCTGAACGTGGCCGCCGTCAACGGACCCGCCGCCACCGTCGTCTCCGGAGACCGCGACGCCGTCCAGGCCCTCGTCGCCGCCTACGACGCGGACGGCGTGCGCGCCAAGGCCATCCCGGTCGACTACGCCTCCCACTCCGCGCAGGTGGAACCCCTGCGCGACACCCTGCCCGCGCTGCTCGCGGCCGTCCGCCCGCGGGCCACCCGCGCCGACCTCTACTCCACCGTCACCGGCGGCCTCCTCGACGGCACCGCCCTCGGCCCCGCGTACTGGTACCGCAACCTGCGCTCGACCGTCCGCTTCCGGCAGGCCGTCGAGGCCGCCCACGCCGCGGGGCACCGCGCCTTCGTCGAGGTCAGCCCGCACCCCGTCCTCACCCCCGGCCTCGCCGACCTGCCCGGCGCCGCCGTCACCGGCACCCTGCGCCGCTCCGACGGCGGTCCGCGCCGCTTCCTCACCTCCCTCGCCGACCTGCACGCACGCGGCGGCCGCGTGGACTGGACGCGGCTGTACGGGGAGGGCGCGCGCCGGGTGCCGCTGCCGACGTACGCCTTCCAGCGCCGCCGGGTGTGGCCCGACGCCCTGCCCGGCCCCGAGGCGCCCCTGCGGACGGCGGCCGCAGCCCCGCCGCCGGTGAACGTCCCCGTGGCCGAGCAGGACACCGCTGTCGTGTCCGGCCTCCCGTCCGGTACCGATCCGCTGGGCCTGGTGCTCTCCAGCGCGGCCCTGGTCCTGGGGCAGTCGGCCCCGGACGCGGTCGACCCCGATCTGCCGTTCAGGGAACTCGGCTTCGACTCCGTGTCCGCCGTCGAGTTCCGCGACCGGCTCGCCGCCGCCACCGGCCTCGACCTGCCGTCCACCCTGACCTTCGACCGGCCCACCGCCCGCGCGGTCGCCGACCACGTCCGCGCCCGCCTCACCGGCGCCGAGACCCCGGCCGCCGTCGCGGTGTCCACCGGCGAAGGCCCCGGCCGGACGGACGACGACCCGATCGCGATCGTCTCGCTCGCCGGCCGCTGGCCCGGGGACACCCGCACTCCCGAACAGCTCTGGGAGCTGCTGCGCGAGGGCCGGGACGCCGTCGGGGACTTCCCCGACAACCGCGGCTGGGACCTCGACGCCCTCCACGACCCCGAGGGAACCCGCCCCGGCACGTCGTACACCCGTCACGGCGGCTTCCTCCACGACGCGGACCGCTTCGACGGGGCGTTCTTCGGACTGGCTCCCCGCGAGGCCGCCGCCATGGATCCGCAGCAGCGTCTGCTCCTGGAGTCCTCCTGGGAACTGCTGGAACGGGCCGGGATCGTGCCCGCCTCGCTGCGGGCCACCCGGACCGGCGTGTTCGTCGGCGTCATGCCGCAGGACTACGGCCCCCGGCTGCACGAGACCCCCGAGGGACATCAGGGGCACGCCCTCACGGGCACGCTCACCAGCGTCGCGTCCGGGCGGATCGCCTACACCCTGGGCCTGGAGGGCCCCGCCGTCACCGTCGACACCGCCTGCTCCTCCTCGCTGGTCGCCCTGCACCTGGCCGTCCAGTCGCTGCGGTCGGGCGAGTCCGACCTCGTCCTCGCCGGGGGCGCCACCGTCATGGCGGGGCCCGGCATGTTCACCGAGTTCAGCCGGCAGCGCGGACTGGCCCCCGACGGCCGGTGCAAGCCGTTCGCGGCGGCCGCCGACGGCACGGCCTGGTCCGAGGGCGTCGGACTGGTCCTGCTGGAGCGCCTGTCCGACGCCCGCCGCAACGGCCACCGCGTGCTCGCCCTGATCCGCGGCTCCGCCGTCAACCAGGACGGCGCCTCCAACGGCCTCACCGCGCCCAACGGCCCCGCCCAGGAACGGGTCATCCGCCAGGCCCTCGCCTCCGCCGGACTGCGCCCCGCCGACATCGACGCGGTCGAGGCGCACGGCACCGGCACCACCCTGGGCGACCCCATCGAGGCCCAGGCGCTGATCGCCGTCTACGGCGACGGCCGGGAGCCGGGACGCCCGCTGCTCGTCGGCTCGGCCAAGTCCAACCTGGGCCACACCCAGGCCGCGGCCGGTGTCACCGGCGTGATCAAACTCGTCCAGGCCCTGGCCCACGGGGAACTCCCCGGCACCCTGCACGTGGACGAACCCACGCCGCACGTCGACTGGTCGGCCGGGACGGTCGCGCTCCTCACCGGCACCACCGCCTGGCCGGAACCGGACGGGCGGCGCCCCCGCCGGGCCGCCGTGTCCTCCTTCGGCATCAGCGGCACCAACGCCCATCTGATCCTGGAGGCCGCCCCGGCCGCCGAGGACCCCGTCACGGACACACCGGCCCGGCCCTCCGGTGCGGTCCTGCCGTGGATCCTGTCCGCCCGCGACGACGAGGCGCTGCACGCCCAGGCCCGGCGCCTGCTCGACCGTACCGAGTCCGCGTTCGGCCCGGAGTACGACGCCTCCGTCGGCTGGTCGCTGGCCACCACCAGGGCCCTGCACGACCACCGGGCCGTGATCGCCGGTGACTCGCCCGCCGCCCGCCGTGCCGCCCTGCGCGCCCTCGCCGACGGCACCTCGGCCCCCGGTCTGACGCGCGGCACGGTCCCGGGCGGCCGTGCCCCGCGCGTCGCCGTCCAGTTCCCCGGACAGGGCAGCCAGCGCCCCGGCGCCGGACGCGCGCTGTACGCGGCCCACCCCGTCTTCGCGGCGGCGCTGGACGAGGTCACCGGCCTCTTCGGCACCGAACTCGGCACGCCCCTGCGCGAGGTGCTGTTCGCCGAGCCCGGCACCCCGGCCGCGGCCCTGCTCGACACCACCGCCTACACCCAGCCCGCCCTGTTCGCGCTGGGGGTCGCCCTGTACCGGCTCGCCGAGTCGTTCGGCCTCCGGGCCGACGCCCACCTCGGGCACTCGATCGGCGAACTGACCGCCGCCCACCTGTCGGGCGTGCTGTCCCTGCCCGACGCGGTACGGCTGGTCGCCGCCCGGGGTCGGGTGATGCAGGCCCTGCCCCCGGGCGGCGCCATGGCGGCACTCCAGGCCACCGAGGACGAGGCCGCCCCGCTGATCGCCTCGGCCGACGGCCGGGTGAGCGTCGCCGCCGTCAACGGGCCGGCCTCCGTGGTCGTCTCCGGGGACGCCGACGACGTCCGCCGTATCGCCGACGCCTGGCGGGAAACCGGCCGCAGGACCAAGTTCCTGACGGTCAGTCATGCCTTCCACTCCCCGCACATGGACGCCGCCCTGGCGGACTTCCGGGCGGTGGCCGAGACGGTCGCCTTCTCCGCGCCGCGCGTACCGGTGGTCTCCAACCTGACCGGACGGCTCGCCGCGCCGGGCGAGTTGACCGACCCCGAGTACTGGGTGCGCCACATCCGGGAGGCCGTGCGCTACCACGACGGGGTGCGCGCGCTGCGCGACCTGGGCGTGTCGGCCTTCCTGGGACTCGGCCCCGACGCCGTGCTCAGCGCGCTGACCACGACGAGCCTCGACACCGGCCCCGGGACCGAGGCGGAGGCCGTGCCGCGGACCGTCGTCTCCGTCCTGCGGCCCGGCCGCGACGAGCCGCACACCGTCGTCGAGGCCCTGGCCCGGCTGCACGTCCACGGCGTCCCCGTCGACTGGCGGGCCGCCTTCGACGGGCATCCGGTCCGCCGACTCGACCTGCCCACCTACCCCTTCCAGCGGCGCAGGCACTGGCTCGACGCCCCCGACGGCGGCGCCCCCGCCCGGTCCGGCCTCGACGCGGCAGGACACCCCCTGCTCGGCGCCGCGCTGGACCTCCCCGACGACGCGGGCACGGTGTTCACCGGACGCCTCACCCCGCGTGCCCGTCCCTGGCTGACCGACCACACCATCGCCGGCCGGGTCCTGCTGCCCGGGGCCGCCGTCGTGGACCTCGCGCTGCACACCGGCGGTCAGGTCGACGAACTGACCCTGGAAACACCGCTGGTGCTGCCCGCCGAGGGCGCGGTCCGGCTCCAGGTCGCCCTCGGCCGCCGGGACGACTCCGGGCGGCGCGCGCTGACGGTGCACTCCCGCCCGGACCACGCCGACGCGCCGTGGACCCGTCATGCCACCGGCCTCACCACGGACGCCGGCCCGGTGGCCGCCCCGGACGCCGCCGACGCCGTATGGCCTCCCGCCGGGGCCGAACCCGTCGATCTGACGGGGCTCTACGACCGTCTCGCCGAGGACGGTTACGCGTACGGCCCGGCGTTCCGGCTGCTGACCGCGGCCTGGCGGCTCGGCGACGAGATCCACGCCGAGGCCGGCCCGGTGGCCCGGGACCCGGCCGACGCCGGCCATGTCCTGCACCCCGCGCTGCTCGACGCCGCCCTGCACGCCGTCGTCGCCCTGGTGCCCGGCTCGGCGCGCCTCAGGCTGCCGTTCGCCTGGGAGGGCGTCACGGTCCACCGCGCGGGAGCGACCGCGCTGCGCGTGACCGTCCGGCCCACAGGATCGGACACCGTGGCCCTCCGTCTCGCCGACGCCACCGGCGCCCCGGTCGCCGACATCGCCGCGCTCACCCTGCGTGCCGCGCCCGCACCGGAGGCACCGGCGGCCCATGTGCTGGACTGGATCCCCGCCAACGCCCCTGAAGTGTCGGGTGATTCGGAGGCCGGCTGGACGTTCCTGGGTGATCCGGACGACCCCCTGCGGGACGCGCTGGCCGAAGCCATCGGACTGCCGGTCGGGACCGTCACCCTCGCCGGCCTCGCCCGCTCCGGATCGCACGGGCCGGTGGCCGCCGCCGCTCCCGACGCGGCCACGGCGCTCGGCCTGCTCCAGCGCTGGCTCGCCGAACCGGCCGTCGAGGAACGGCGGTTGGTGCTCGTCACCCGGGACGCGGTCGCCGCCCGTCCCGAGGAGGACGTGTCGGTCACCGCCGCCGCGGTGTGGGGCCTCGTTCGTGCCGCCCAGGCCGAACACCCCGGCCGTTTCGCCCTGTTGGACGTGAGGGACGACGTCGGCAGCGACGTGCTGCGCACCGCCCTCCTCGCCGCGGGCGAGGACCAGATCGCCGTACGAGACGGCGAGGCACTGGTGGCGCGGCTGCGGCCGGTCGCCGGGGCCGGGGCCCTGGCCCCGCCGTCCGGCACCGGTGCCTGGCGGCTGGACGCCGAACCGCGCGGCAGCCTCGACGGTCTCGCCCTGCTGCCCGCACCCGAGGCCGAGGCCCCGCTCGGCCCCGGACAGGTCCGCCTCGCACTGCGGGCCACCGGCCTCAACTTCCGTGACGTGCTGATCGCGTTGGGCATGTACCCGGGCCCGGCCCGGATCGGTGCCGAGGGCGCGGGCGTCGTCCTGGAGACGGGTCCCGGAGTCACCGGTCTCGCTCCCGGCGACCGCGTCACCGGTCTGGTCCAGGGCACCCTGGGACCGGTCGCCGTGACCGACCACCGGCTCCTCGCCCGCATCCCCGACGACTGGACCTTCGCCCGCGCCGCCGGTGTGCCCGTGGTGTTCCTCACCGCCTACCACGGCCTCGTCGACCTCGCCGAACTCCGGCCCGGGGAACGGGTTCTGATCCACTCCGCGGCCGGTGGCGTCGGTCAGGCGGCCGTGCAGCTCGCCCGGCATCTGGGCGCCGAGGTGTACGCCACCGCGCACCCGGACAAGTGGGACACCCTGCGCGGGCTCGGCCTGCCCGACGAGCGCATCGCCTCCAGCCGGACCCTCGACTTCGAGACGGCGTTCCGCGCGGCCACCCCCGGCGGGCGCGGTGTCGACGTCGTACTCAACTCCCTGGCACGGGAGTTCACCGACGCCTCGCTGCGTCTGCTGGCCCCCGACAGCCGGTTCGTGGAGATGGGCAAGACCGATCTGCGCGACGCGGCCGCGGTCGCCGCCGAGTACGACGGCGCCGCCTATCTCGACTTCGACCTCTTCGACGTCGACCTGGGCCGGATCGGCGAGATCCTCGGCCATCTGTTCCGGCTGTTCGGCGAAGGAGCCCTGCGGCCACTGCCGTTCACCGCCGAGGACGTGCGGCACGCCCCGCGGGCCCTGCGCCGCCTCGGCCAGGCCCGGCACACCGGCAAACTCGTCCTCACCTCACCGCCGCCCCCGCTCCGCCCGGACGGCACGGTCCTGATCACCGGCGGCACCGGCGCCCTCGGCCGGCTCGTCGCCCACCGCCTGGTCACCCGCCATGGCGTACGGCACCTGCTGCTCACCGGGCGGCGAGGTCCCGACGCGCCGGGGGCGGAGGCGCTGACCGCCGAACTGGGCGCGCTGGGCGCCGAGGTGACCCTCGCCGCGCTCGACACCGGCGACGCGGACGCGGTGGCCGCGCTGATCGCCGCCGTCCCCGGGGACCGGCCGCTGACCGCGGTCGTGCACGCGGCCGGCGTCCTGGACGACACCGTGCTGACCTCGCTCACCCCCGAGCGGCTGGCCGGTGTCGCCCGGCCGAAGGCGGAGGGCGCCTGGCACCTGCACCGCGCCACCGAGCACCTCGACCTGTCGGCGTTCGTCCTCTTCTCCTCGGCCGTCGGCGTCCTCGGCAACCCCGGACAGGGCAACTACGCGGCCGCCAACGCCCAGTTGGACGCGCTCGCCCGGTACCGGAGGGTGCGCGGGCTGCCCGCCGTCTCCCTGGCGTGGGGGCACTGGGCCGAGGCCGGGGGCATGGCGGCGGGGCTGGACGCGGCCCAGGCGGACCGGCTCGCCCGGACCGGTCTCGCGCCGATGACGAACGAGACGGCCCTCGCCCTCTTCGACACCGCCCTCGACTCGCCCGAAGCGGCCCTGGTGGCCGCCGAGTTCGACACCGGCCGGGCAGACCCGGAAATCCTGTCGCCGGTGCTGCGCGACCTCGCGGCGGCCCGTCCCCGCACCACCGCCCGCGCGGCGGCCGCCTCCCGTGCCGCCGACCCCGCCGACACCCTGCGCCGCGACCTCGCCGCCGCCTCGGAGCCCGACCGGACACGGCTGCTGCTCGCCCTCGTCCGCGAGACCGCGGCCGGGGTGCTCGGCCACCCCGACGCCACGGCGATCCGGCCCGGCAACGGGTTCATGGAGAGCGGCTTCGACTCCCTGGGCGTCATCGAGCTGCGCAACCGGCTGGGCACCGCCACCGGACTGCGCCTGCCGACCACCGTCGTCCTCGACCATCCCACCCCGGCCGCGCTCGCCGGCCATCTGCACGACCTCCTCGTCCCGTCCGCACCGGAGCCCGACGGCGCCATCACCCCGGCCCGGGAACAGGAACCCGACGCCACCGCCGCCGCGGCGCACGAAGCGCCCGCCGACCTCGCGGCCCTGATCTCGGCCGCCGACGACGACGAGATCTTCGACCTCATCGACCAGCAGCTCGGCATTTCGTAG